The proteins below are encoded in one region of Segatella copri:
- a CDS encoding Rpn family recombination-promoting nuclease/putative transposase has protein sequence MKQVEERYISLLTDFGFKRIFGTAMNKDLLICFLNSLFNGKQVVKDVSYLNPEHVGDVYTDRRAIFDVYCEGENGEKFIVEMQNAYQTYFKDRALFYSTFPIREQAPKGSEWDFKLNHVYTIALLNFSMNEDAFDKEKIRHHVQLCDTATHKVFYDKLEYIYVEISKFNKPLEELDTLYEKWLYALKNLYKLTQRPKELCDKVFDRLFEEAEIAKFTPQEMREYETSKMAYRDIKNSVDTAKREGIAEGMEKGMKEGLEKGRAEGMNQRSLDIARNMLADGVDINLIMKYSGLTQEQIEKLK, from the coding sequence ATGAAACAGGTAGAAGAAAGATACATCAGCTTGCTGACCGACTTCGGTTTCAAGCGAATTTTTGGAACAGCAATGAACAAGGATTTGCTCATTTGCTTCCTCAACAGCTTGTTTAATGGCAAACAGGTTGTGAAGGACGTATCGTATCTGAACCCGGAGCATGTGGGAGATGTCTATACCGACCGCAGAGCCATCTTTGATGTATATTGCGAGGGCGAAAACGGTGAGAAGTTCATCGTAGAAATGCAGAATGCCTACCAGACGTATTTCAAGGATCGTGCCCTTTTTTACTCCACTTTCCCGATTCGCGAACAGGCACCTAAGGGGAGTGAATGGGATTTCAAACTCAATCATGTTTATACCATAGCCCTGCTCAACTTCAGCATGAACGAGGATGCATTCGACAAGGAGAAAATCCGCCATCATGTGCAGTTGTGCGACACAGCTACCCACAAAGTATTTTACGACAAGCTCGAATATATCTATGTAGAGATTTCCAAGTTCAACAAACCCCTGGAAGAACTGGATACGCTCTACGAGAAGTGGCTCTATGCACTGAAGAATCTCTATAAGCTTACCCAACGCCCGAAAGAGCTGTGCGACAAGGTTTTCGACCGCCTCTTCGAGGAAGCCGAGATAGCCAAGTTTACTCCGCAGGAAATGAGGGAGTACGAGACCAGCAAGATGGCATATCGCGACATCAAGAATTCCGTAGACACTGCTAAGCGTGAAGGTATAGCTGAAGGTATGGAAAAGGGAATGAAGGAAGGCTTGGAAAAGGGTAGAGCTGAAGGTATGAACCAGCGAAGCCTTGATATTGCCAGGAACATGCTTGCTGATGGCGTTGACATCAATCTGATTATGAAGTATTCCGGTCTTACCCAGGAACAGATAGAAAAATTGAAATAA